Genomic segment of Saprospira sp. CCB-QB6:
GATTGGCTGGGCGTTTATTTGGGTCCGGTTTCAGAAGACGATCATCGAAGAGCGCAGCGTTTGCAAGACTTGGCAGAGCTCAATGGGAAAAAAAGAGTGCTTGAATTGGGGGGAGGTGGTGGACAAACGGCTTTGGCGATAGCGCAATTGGGGCATGAGGTAGATATGGTAGAACTTTTGGAAAGTTCTGCAAATTGGGCCAAAGAATTGGCGGAGCAGCAGGCGCAAAGTCGTTTACAAATCATTCAGGCTGATTTTTATGATTGGGAAGGGCCTGAAAATTATTACGATCTCATTTGCTACTTTGATAGTTTTGGGATAGGCAGTGATTTGGAGCAAAAAGAGTTGCTCCAAAAAATGTATAATTGGTTGGCGCCTGATGGTTTAATCGTGATAGAGGTGGGTGCGAGTTGGTATTGGTCGGGCCAAGCTTGGGGACAAGAATATGATTTTGAGTTGGGGATTCGTCGGCATGAGTTTGATCCTATTGGCTGCCGTTTAATAGATAAATGGTGGCTAAAAAATAGTCCTGAAGAAGTTTATCAGCAATCTTTGCGTTGTTATACGCCTGCAGATTTCGAGTTATTGCTAGAAAACATTCCATTAAAAATCAGCAAATTACAAACGGGGCCAGCTTTTGATGAGGAACAAAATATAGTACAAGAGCAGGCGGATTGGGTCGATTGTATGACTTACTTTGTTTGTTTACAAAAAGAAAGCTAAAAAAGTTGGACAGACCAAAAATAAAAACCTATCTTGTGCATACGCTTTTGCTTTGACCGGCAAACTGGTAAGCTACGATAAGGTAAAAATTAGGTTGTAATAAGTGTTGTATTAGCTTTTGTGAGTGCCTTTTTTCTTTTGTTGTTATCTCCCCTGTTTTGGTCTTGGGCCCTAGGCCGCAAAGCTCTTACATTACATTTTATTCATTCTATTTAATATTTTTTCTATGAACATTTTCGTAGCGAAGTTGAACTTCAGAACTACTTCTGAAGAGCTTGAAGAGCTGTTCGCACAGTTTGGTACTGTGGATTCTGCAAAAATCATTATGGACCGTGAAACGGACCGCTCGAAAGGGTTTGGCTTCGTTGAAATGCCCGATGAAGAGGACGGACAAGCTGCTATCGACGCTTTGAACGAAACCGAATTCCATGAGCGCACTATCGTTGTTAAGAAAGCTCGTCCCCGTGAGGAGCGTCCTCGTAACAACAACCGTGGCGGCAATCGTGGCGGCTATGACCGTGGCGGACGTGGTGGTTACGACCGTGGAGGTCGTGGCGGTTATGATCGCGGAGGTCGTGGTGGTTATGACTACTAAACGACAACATCTTCTAATATAGTTAGCACAGCTAACTGATAGAAACAACTAGGCAACTCCTTTTTTAGGGAGTTGCTTTTTTTGTTTTATTTTTTGGGATTGCAATTTTTAATAGCCCCTAATTCTGCGCTCTTTTAGCAATATGTTTTAGTAGCTTTAGGCAAATAACCTACAATTTAAAAATGGGGAAAATGCAATTTGTTGGCAAAAAGTTTATTTTGTAAATTTACCATCTTGAAGTTGCTAAGCATGCCTGTTTTTAAAGCTAATTTACTTCCCAAAACATTTAAGACATGACTGCTGAGCAACTCCAACAACTTATTGCAGAGCCAGAAGCCTTGAAAAAGACTAGTTACGAAGAACTTGAGCAGCTTTTGCTCAACTATCCTAGTTCTAGTTTACTTCGGGCCTTGCTCCTTATTAAGTTGGGCCAAAACCAAGGCCGCAATTATTACAGACAGCAGCAACTTTTTGCCTTTTATGATCCAAAAATAAAAGGTTTGCGTAGCAAACTTTTAACAAAAGGCCTAAAATTGCAGAGCAAGCGTAGCCTATGAGAGAGTATGTAGAAGGCCCTTTTCAAGAGGAGCCCCAAAACAACATTCATCCAAGGCAAGGAAAATCTTTGCTAGAGCGGTTTTTGCAAGAAAATGCAGAAGCTCTAGGTGAACCCTTGCCCAAAGATGAACCTATAGGCGAAATTCCAATTCCAGACCGCAAAAAACGTTTTAAGTTCTTGAGATTTCCAAAATTAAAAGCCCTGCTCGACCAACTTCAAGAGGAGGACCAACAACCCGCAGATGGCTATATTATTACTGGCGATGAGCAATTGCCCCAGCCAGAACATATTGAGGTAGCTGCCCAAGAGCAGGATGACACCCAAGAGTTTTTGGACAAAATTGATCAAAAACTGATTGACCTAAGAGCCAACCGCAAGCAGAAAAAAAAGACGAACTCTGAACAGCTCGAAGAAGATATCCAACAAAGTATATTAGCTGATAATCAATTAGCCTCTGAACGTCTAGCAGAAATTTTGGCCCAACAAGGAAAAAAAGCGGAGGCAATTGCAATGTACCAGCGCCTAAGTTTGAAATTTCCTAAAAAAAGTCTTTTCTTTGCCGAGAAGATTAAAGAACTCTCTCTCTAAGAAGAGAAGTCTATCCATTAGAAGCCTACTAATAGTAAGATATAAATTATGACACTGCTCACTATCCTCATCGCCCTGATTGCATTGCTACTTATTCTCGTTGTTATGGTCCAAAATCCTAAAGGAGGAGGACTCAACTCGGCATTTGGTGGTACTCAAGAAGCCCAAAAAATTATGGGCGCTTCTAGATCAGGCGACATCCTAGTAAAGGTAACTTGGACGCTAGGCGGCCTACTTATGCTGCTTACCCTCATTGCTGGCCTCATTGTCTAGGTTTTAAGATTGATTGTATTCATAATAAGCACTAAGCCCCGTTTTTCGGGGCTTTTTTTGTCCCTAAACTTTAGTTTTGCTCCTTTTGTTAACGGATATTAGACTAGATTATCAACCGTTTTGCTAACTAAAGAACCTTAAGCAAATTAACAGGCTAAACAACAGCCTCTTTGTTTATAAACTCATCCAACACCCCACCCCAATCAAAACGTTTTTAGCATGCGCAACTTTCTCAAAATACTGCTACGCATACTTCCCTTTTTAGCCCTGCTAGGCCTTGGCTTTTGGATCTTTTTGCAATTCTATGGTTCCAGAGAACAAGAAAGCTGGTTTTCTTCTCAATATTGGGGAAAAGAAAACAAAGCTCAAAGAGCTGCTGCCCAATATTTTATGCAAACCTATAAAGATAGTCTGCAGAGTAAAAATCTATCTCCAGCTTTTCTAAATTGGGCCAAAAATTATAGCCAAGATAGCTTGCAAATCTCCGCTTTAGAGGCAGAAGAAAAACTTAATATTCAACTGCTTCAGCGACATGTTCAGGCCCAAATAATCCCCAAACCTAGCAGTGTTTCTTTTTTACAAACACCCTATTATTGCCCACCTGATTCAACCACACTCTTAGCTATAGAAAAACAGTGGTTGCAAAAAAATACTCCTGATAGCATCCAGAAATGCTTGCAAGCACTTCCTATCTGCCAAAAAGCCAATCCTACTGAAAAAAATTACTTTCGACAACAACTCATTTTACTAATGGGAACAGATGTTCAAACTGAACTCCTTTTCTCTCTCTTTCAACAAGAACTCGATAGCCTCTATACCCAATTAGCCCAACTAGACAGTAATAGCCTCAACCCTAACTATTGGAGCCAACTCCAAAAACAAAAAGGCCGGTTAGATAGTCTACCCCATTGGCCTGCAAATAATGTCCACAGCCTCTTTTTACCTCCTTTCTATTCTAAAAATGGACAACTAGGCCTCCAAAAACTTCCCAAAACAATAGCCTGGCCCAATGCCTTACTCCCCCTAGCCCCCCTACTCCAAAAAAATACTGTTCAGGCTGATAGCCTTATCTTATCCCCCTTTCAAGCTCTCCCCTACCCCAACCTCTTCGAACTAAAAGCCGAAAATAAAACGGAAGAAAAAGCCCTCCTCTTTGCCCAAATATGGCAAACTAAACTCCTCCTTGCCGAACTAGGCTGGTACGACCAAAACTGGGATATTAAACAACTAAAAGACTTTTTAAAGCAAAATAGTCCCCTCCCAAACTACTTTCAAGAACAACTAATTCTCTATCTTCGCTCTTGGCCAGGCCAATTACTGCGCCCCAAACTCCAAAACGAAATCCTCCGAGAACTTGCCTATAAAATGACCAAAAATAACCAAACCCTAAATACAAAAACTTTCCTCCAGCAATATGCTGCGCTCCCCCTAGATCTTTGGGAAGAAGCCCTAGACCTTAAATAACCTACTTCATTTTAGCGACCACTTAAATAATTTGTCAAATTATGTATAAACTCTTTTTGCATAGCAGCCTGCTCGCCATCCTTCTATTTTTAGCCAGCTGTGGTGGCGAAAATAGCCCCGCAGTAGAAATAGAAACCCCCAATAACAATCCTCAAACTAGCGAAACGCAAAATAATAAGCCCGAAAAAGAAAAAGGCTTACCCATCCAAATTAGTGGAAGAATTGAAGGCGTAGCCCCCAACACCAAAATCTTCTTGGACCAAAGAGGAACCAATAGCGTTGAATCTCTCTCTTCTGTAGAAATTGACGAACAAGGCCAATTTTCTATCCAAGCAGAATTAGACCACCCCAATATTCTTCGCCTCCGCTTTGGCGCCCAATATATTTGGTTAGCCCTAAAAGGAAATGAAACCCTAACAATTGCCGCCAAAGTCAATGAAAAAGAACTCACAAGCATAAATATCGAAGGCTCCCCCTTCTCTAGCGAACTCAATAAACTCGTTCTGGCCAAAGCTACGCCCGAAGATCGAGCAAAATACCTACAAGATAAAACAGAAGAACAAGCACTAGTCAACCTATTTATCGTTGAAAGCCTAGATATTAACAAGCACTTGCCTCTCTACGAAAAGGTGCGTGACCAACTCACTAAAGTTTATCCAAACTGGAATTATACCCGCGAATTTAATAATCGCATTATACTTACCGCCCAAAAGAAACAACAACAACCCTTTGGCATCGGCAACCCTATGCCCGAAATCAAATTGCCCAATCCCGATGGAGAACAAATTGCCCTCTCCTCGCTTAAAGGCAAGGTCGTTTTAGTCGATTTTTGGGCCAGCTGGTGCGGTCCCTGCCGCCGCGAAAACCCTAATTTGGTGCGCACCTATAACAAATATAAAGACCAAGGATTTACCGTCTATAGCGTCTCTTTAGATGGACTCGATGACCGCAAAATGGCCTTTTTTAAAGGCAAAGGCGATATGCTCAAAATGCAGATGGAACAACAAAACCAACGCTGGAAACAAGCCATCGAACAAGATCAACTCGCTTGGCCCTATCATGTGAGCGAATTGCGCGGCTGGAGCAGCTTGGTCGCCCGCCAATTTGGTATCAATTCTATCCCCAGAGCCTTTTTGCTCGATAGAAATGGCGTGCTCCGCTATGCCGATGGCCTCCGTGGCCCCGAACTTGAAGCGAAGGTCAAAGAATTACTTTAATCCTTCTTCTTTTATAAGTTTATGAAAAGCTAGTGCTATTTTTAGTACTAGCTTTTTCTTTTTGGGCCCGCGGCCGCCCTGATTAGTGGGGCGGCCGCCGCTATGCTTCGCCGCTCGCTCTTCGCTCGGCCCTGCAGCCGCCTAAGGCGGCTTGGGTCTGGCCCTTCGGGCCACGGCTGCGCAGCGCTGGGCCTACTGGGCTTCGCCCAGTTCTACACGCAAAACAACTGCTGATGTCTTTCGATCGCTGGGATATTTTTGGCCTGCTGGCCATTCCCCTTTTTATTGTTTTTGGCCAAAGCTTTGGCCTGGCTTTTTTGGTCTTTTTACTTTTGGCTCTCCGCTGGGGAAAACGCATTTTAAAGCACTGGCCCAATTGGGGCAAACTCTATTTTTTGCTCTTTAGTTTGGGCTTTGCTTCTTGGCTAGGCTTTAGTTTTTGGCTAGTCAATGGCGTTTATCAACCTTTAAATGAAGATTTTCAAGCTGAATATATATTGGTCCTTGGTGCTGGCGTTCGAGCAGATGGAAGCCCCAAAAATCAATTGCGCTACCGCCTAGACAAAGCCCTTGAATTGGCCCAACTCTACCCTCAGGCCAAGCTCATTCTATCAGGTGGACAAGGAGCAGATGAGCCGTTAAGCGAAGCCCAAGCTATGCAAAACTATTTGGTCCAAGGAGGACTAGACAAAACACGTATTCACCAAGAAGAGCAATCTACTTCTACTCAGGAAAATCTAGATTTTTCGACCCAAAAGTTTCCCCAATTAAAAACGGCCCCCACGATTCTGCTCAGTAGTGACTATCATGTAAAGCGCGCTCGTTTTTTGGCCCAAAAAAAAGGCTTCCAAAATATTCGGGAGCAAGCTGCGCCTACCCCCTTTCTTTGGCTACTCAATCAACTGCCCAGAGAGTATCTGGCATTTCTTAAAGACTTTTTATTCTCTCTATAAGAAGACTAAAAAGCCAAAAACTTCACTATTTTAGCCGCTTCATCTATCCATCTCTTTTTTGCGTGTAGAGGCGAGCGCAGCGAGCCGGCCACAACAAGCCTTTTGGGCGCAGTTCGACGACCAAAGGGAGTAACCGATGTGAAAGGGGGGCCGAAGGCCAAACCGAGTTTTTGAGCATAGCGAAAAAACGAAGGGTCGAGCAGACCTGCGAGCCCTGAAACATAGCGCCGCAAGGCAAAGCCGCAGCGAAAACAAGGCTGAAAGTCGCAGTTCGACGACTGCAAGGAGTAACGCCCCAAAAGCCTATTTAAAAAGAAATTTATGAAGATACTGAATAGTCTTGTGCGTTTTGCATTTTCATTTCGGGCCAAAAAAATTCATTATTTCATGCAGCATCCGCATGAAGTACAGCAGCAATGGTTAAATCATTTGCTTGCCCGAGCAAAACAGACCCAATGGGGGCAAGAATTTGGTTTTCAACATATTAAAACACATAAAGATTTTCAGAAGCAGCTGCCTTTAACGGATT
This window contains:
- a CDS encoding YdcF family protein, translating into MSFDRWDIFGLLAIPLFIVFGQSFGLAFLVFLLLALRWGKRILKHWPNWGKLYFLLFSLGFASWLGFSFWLVNGVYQPLNEDFQAEYILVLGAGVRADGSPKNQLRYRLDKALELAQLYPQAKLILSGGQGADEPLSEAQAMQNYLVQGGLDKTRIHQEEQSTSTQENLDFSTQKFPQLKTAPTILLSSDYHVKRARFLAQKKGFQNIREQAAPTPFLWLLNQLPREYLAFLKDFLFSL
- a CDS encoding RNA recognition motif domain-containing protein — encoded protein: MNIFVAKLNFRTTSEELEELFAQFGTVDSAKIIMDRETDRSKGFGFVEMPDEEDGQAAIDALNETEFHERTIVVKKARPREERPRNNNRGGNRGGYDRGGRGGYDRGGRGGYDRGGRGGYDY
- a CDS encoding TlpA disulfide reductase family protein, whose product is MYKLFLHSSLLAILLFLASCGGENSPAVEIETPNNNPQTSETQNNKPEKEKGLPIQISGRIEGVAPNTKIFLDQRGTNSVESLSSVEIDEQGQFSIQAELDHPNILRLRFGAQYIWLALKGNETLTIAAKVNEKELTSINIEGSPFSSELNKLVLAKATPEDRAKYLQDKTEEQALVNLFIVESLDINKHLPLYEKVRDQLTKVYPNWNYTREFNNRIILTAQKKQQQPFGIGNPMPEIKLPNPDGEQIALSSLKGKVVLVDFWASWCGPCRRENPNLVRTYNKYKDQGFTVYSVSLDGLDDRKMAFFKGKGDMLKMQMEQQNQRWKQAIEQDQLAWPYHVSELRGWSSLVARQFGINSIPRAFLLDRNGVLRYADGLRGPELEAKVKELL
- a CDS encoding class I SAM-dependent methyltransferase, with amino-acid sequence MRDWVAEFYKKQNDWLGVYLGPVSEDDHRRAQRLQDLAELNGKKRVLELGGGGGQTALAIAQLGHEVDMVELLESSANWAKELAEQQAQSRLQIIQADFYDWEGPENYYDLICYFDSFGIGSDLEQKELLQKMYNWLAPDGLIVIEVGASWYWSGQAWGQEYDFELGIRRHEFDPIGCRLIDKWWLKNSPEEVYQQSLRCYTPADFELLLENIPLKISKLQTGPAFDEEQNIVQEQADWVDCMTYFVCLQKES
- the secG gene encoding preprotein translocase subunit SecG, whose amino-acid sequence is MTLLTILIALIALLLILVVMVQNPKGGGLNSAFGGTQEAQKIMGASRSGDILVKVTWTLGGLLMLLTLIAGLIV